Proteins from a genomic interval of Dehalococcoidales bacterium:
- a CDS encoding aminopeptidase: MADLRVEKLADLLVNYSVAVKPGDKVAIQGEYTAEPLHKAVFIKVLQAGGHPFLQTSPNGIDELIYRYASDEQIRHLPPPAKLLTDTYDVRIYIAAEDNTKALTNVDPAKLVARQQSRTELRKTMLNRSARGELRWTYAMFPTNAYAQDAEMSLDEYEDFVYSACLGDMNDPIGYWKRFSARQQKVVDWLKGKKNIHVTAPETDLTFSIASRKFINCDGHQNMPDGEVFTGPVEDSMNGHVYFSYPTIENGHEVEGIRLWFENGKAVKAAAAKNEEFLIKTLDTDEGARRVGEFAFGNNQGITRITKQILFDEKIGGSFHMALGAGYPETGAKNESAIHWDMICDMRQGGEVTVDGQLLYKNGQFVIPLE; encoded by the coding sequence ATGGCGGATTTGCGCGTAGAAAAGCTGGCGGACCTGCTGGTCAATTATTCCGTGGCGGTTAAACCCGGTGATAAGGTAGCTATCCAGGGGGAATACACGGCGGAGCCGCTGCATAAAGCCGTTTTTATCAAGGTATTGCAGGCCGGCGGGCACCCCTTTTTACAAACCTCCCCGAACGGCATCGACGAGTTGATCTACCGGTATGCCTCCGATGAGCAAATCAGACACCTGCCGCCTCCCGCCAAACTGTTGACTGACACCTATGATGTGCGGATTTATATAGCCGCCGAAGACAACACCAAAGCCCTCACCAATGTAGACCCCGCTAAATTGGTAGCGCGCCAGCAGTCCCGCACCGAGCTGCGTAAAACTATGCTGAACAGGTCCGCGCGCGGAGAATTGCGCTGGACTTATGCGATGTTCCCCACCAATGCCTATGCCCAGGATGCGGAGATGAGCCTGGACGAATATGAGGACTTTGTATATTCCGCCTGCCTGGGAGATATGAACGACCCCATCGGCTACTGGAAACGTTTCTCCGCCCGGCAGCAGAAGGTGGTGGACTGGCTGAAGGGCAAGAAAAACATCCATGTTACCGCCCCGGAGACCGACCTCACCTTCAGCATTGCCAGCCGTAAATTTATTAACTGTGACGGACATCAGAACATGCCGGATGGAGAAGTTTTTACCGGACCGGTGGAGGACAGTATGAACGGGCATGTCTATTTCTCCTACCCTACTATTGAAAACGGGCACGAAGTAGAGGGCATCCGACTCTGGTTTGAAAACGGCAAAGCCGTCAAGGCTGCCGCGGCCAAGAACGAGGAGTTTTTAATAAAAACGCTGGACACGGATGAAGGCGCCCGGCGCGTGGGTGAATTCGCTTTCGGCAATAACCAGGGCATCACCAGGATTACCAAACAAATCCTCTTTGACGAGAAAATTGGCGGCAGTTTCCACATGGCTCTGGGGGCCGGCTACCCTGAAACCGGCGCCAAAAACGAATCGGCGATTCACTGGGATATGATTTGCGATATGAGGCAAGGCGGGGAAGTTACCGTTGACGGCCAGCTGCTCTACAAAAACGGGCAATTCGTGATTCCGCTGGAGTAA